TCCTCGATGGCCGCAGCCCGCTCGGCGACGTAGGACCGCTCCCGCTCCGACGACGGCGGCCGGCCTCGCAGCAGCGACGCCGCCTCGCTCAGCGCGCCGTGCCCGGCGGCGACGGCGTCGGCCCGCTGCCCGCCGGCCGCCGCCAGCAGCCGCTCGTAGGCGGCGACCAGGCGGGCCGTCGACGGGTCGGCGGTGTCGAGGGGCAGCCCCCGGCCCAGCGTGGCCTCCCGGCGGCGGCGCCGGCCGGCCCGCCACATCGCCCGCGCCGGCAGGACGCAGCCGAGCGCCAGCGCGACCGGGCCGAGCACGAGGGCGATCGCCGGGCCGCCGGCCAGCGCGCCCCACGCCGTCAGCCCGCCGCCCCCGGCGACGAGGACGCCGTCGAACCACCCCGGCCCCTCGTCGGAGTCCGGAAACAGCTCGTCCACCAGGTCGTCGAGCTCGTCGCGCCGGCGGGCCCCGTCGGGGCGGACGAGCGGCCCGGGTGCCGGCGGCACGACCACGAGCTCGGGCATGCCGCCAGTATGGGACGGGGGCCGTCCACACTGTCGAGGTGAGCGACGCCGTCCTCGCCCGCGTCCGCCGCATCTGCCTGGCCCTGCCGGAGGCGACCGAGCGGCCGAGCCACGGCTCGCCGGCGTTCTTCGTGCGGGGGAGGACGACCTTCGCCATGTTCCTCGACGACCACCACGGCGACGGCCGCCTCGCCCTCTGGTGCCCGGCCCCGCCCGGCGCCCAGGCCGAGCTGGTCGAGGCCGAGCCCGACCGCTTCTTCGTCCCGCCCTACGTCGGGCACCGCGGCTGGGTCGGCCTCCGCCTCGACCGGTCCCTCGACTGGGCCGAGGTGGAGGCCGTCCTCCGCGACGCCTACCGCACGGTCGCCCCGAAGCGCCTGGCCGCCCTCGTCGACGGCCCTGGGTACGCTGCGGAGCCGTGACGGCCGGCCCGCTCGACCTCCCCGCCGGGTCGGAGGGCGTCCTCCCGAGCCAGCACCTGCGCCGGGCCGTGGAGGCCGGCGTGATCAGGGGCGGCGACCTCGACGCCGTCCAGCCGGCCAGCGTCGACGTCCACCTCGGCGACGTCGCCTACCGGGTCAGGTGCAGCTTCCTGCCCCGCGGCGTCGAGGTCGAGCGCCGCCTGAAGGACTACGTGTTCGAGGAGATCGACCTCACCGGGGAGGGCGCCGTCCTCGAGACGGACCGGCCCTACCTGATCCCCCTCGTCGAGCGGCTCGACCTGCCGAGGCGGGTGCGGGCCAGGGCCAACCCGAAGAGCTCGACCGGCCGGCTCGATGTCTTCACCCGCGTCCTCACCGACTACAGCGACCAGTTCGACGAGATCCGCCCGGAGTACCGGGGGCCGCTGTGGCTCGAGGTCGTCCCGCTGTCGTTCACCGTCCGGGTGCGGGCCGGCCTGGCGCTCAACCAGCTGCGCCTCGTCGTCGGGTCGCCCGCCGTGTCGTACCGGGAGCTGCGCGAGGTCCACGACCGCGACCCGATCCTCTACGGGCGGCGGGGCCCGTTCGACTACCGCAACCTGCCGACCACCGACGGCGTGTACCTCACCCTCGACCTCCGCAACGGCCCCGACGGCCGGGTCGGCTACCGGGCGAGGGAGCACGCCCCGCTGATCGACATGGCCAGGGTGGCGGCCTACGAGCCCGACGAGTACTGGGAGCCGGTGGTGCGGGAGGAGGGCGACCGCGTCGTCCTCGCCCCCGAGCGCTTCTACCTCCTGCTGTCCGAGGAGCGCGTCGCCGTGCCGCCCACCCTGGCCGCCGAGATGACGGCCTACGACCCGACGGCCGGCGAGCTGCGCACCCACTACGCCGGGTTCTTCGACCCGGGCTTCGGCTACGACAAGGCCGGCGGGCTCCGCGGCTCGCGCGCCGCGCTCGAGGTGAGGGCCCACGACGTGGCGTTCATGGTCGAGCACGGCCAGCGGGTGTGCCGGCTGACCTTCGAGCGCATGCTGGCCGAGCCGGACCGCCTCTACGGCGCCGAGCTGGCCTCGAACTACCAGGGCCAGGTGGAGACGCTCGGCAAGCACTTCCGCCGGGCCGGCGCGGGGCGAGCCCAGCCGTCGCTGTTCGCGCTGCCCCGCGAGTCGCCGCGGTAGGGTCGCTCCCCCGTGGAACGCA
This genomic window from Acidimicrobiales bacterium contains:
- a CDS encoding MmcQ/YjbR family DNA-binding protein: MSDAVLARVRRICLALPEATERPSHGSPAFFVRGRTTFAMFLDDHHGDGRLALWCPAPPGAQAELVEAEPDRFFVPPYVGHRGWVGLRLDRSLDWAEVEAVLRDAYRTVAPKRLAALVDGPGYAAEP
- a CDS encoding 2'-deoxycytidine 5'-triphosphate deaminase: MTAGPLDLPAGSEGVLPSQHLRRAVEAGVIRGGDLDAVQPASVDVHLGDVAYRVRCSFLPRGVEVERRLKDYVFEEIDLTGEGAVLETDRPYLIPLVERLDLPRRVRARANPKSSTGRLDVFTRVLTDYSDQFDEIRPEYRGPLWLEVVPLSFTVRVRAGLALNQLRLVVGSPAVSYRELREVHDRDPILYGRRGPFDYRNLPTTDGVYLTLDLRNGPDGRVGYRAREHAPLIDMARVAAYEPDEYWEPVVREEGDRVVLAPERFYLLLSEERVAVPPTLAAEMTAYDPTAGELRTHYAGFFDPGFGYDKAGGLRGSRAALEVRAHDVAFMVEHGQRVCRLTFERMLAEPDRLYGAELASNYQGQVETLGKHFRRAGAGRAQPSLFALPRESPR